The Streptomyces capitiformicae genome contains the following window.
CCTCGGCGTCGCGGCCTCCGCCGCGGTGCTCGCGACCTACGCGTGGTGGACGGTTCCCGTGATGGTCCTGCCGGTCCTGGCCGGCCGCGCGGTACGTCGGCGGCAGCTCGTCCGCATCAATAAGGTGTGGGCCGCCGGTCTGGGGGAGGGGCGTCGCGCGGGCTACTGGCAGGACGTCCTCACCAATGCGGCCGACAGCAAGGAAGTCCGGGTGTTCGGCTACGGCGAGTGGGCCCTTGAGCGAAGGCTCGGGCACCTGACGGCCATGCTCGCACCCGCCTGGCGTCTTCAACTGGCGGCCGCGAGGGCCCAGTGGATCAGTTTCCTCCTCCATGCCGCCCCGCTCATCGTGGTGTACGTGGCCGTTATCGCCGGAACCGTCGGCGGGGACCAGACAGTGGGAACAGCCGCTGCGGTGATGTCCGCGGGATACGCCGTCATCCTGAGCATCGGCAGCGTGTACGAGGCGTCCGACATCGAAGGATCGATCCCCGTTCTGAGGGCGTACAGGGAGCTGCGGGCGATCGTGGGTCGTGCGGCTTCGACCGATGCCGGGACATCCGAGGACGGTCCTGTGAGCAGCGGCGACGAGAGCGGTGCTTCTCCTGGGTCCGACCGCCCGGGCGGTCAGGCGCCGCTCATCGAGTTCGACGGGGTGTCCTTCCGGTACCCGGGCAGCGAGCGGTTCGTCCTGGAAGGTTTCGACCTGCGGATACGGCCGGGAGAAACACTCGCGATCGTGGGCGTGAACGGGGCGGGCAAATCGACGCTGGCAAAGCTGCTGGCGGGCCTGTACGAACCGACGAGCGGACGTATCACCGCCGATGGGGGGCCGATCGACCACGACGGCATCGAGGCGTTCCGCAGGCAGATCTCCGTGGTGTTCCAGGATTTTGTCAGGTACCAGCTGACCGCGCGGGAGAACGTGGCGCTGGGAGACGGTGCGGTGCGCCGGGACGACGCCGCGATCGACGCGGCGGCTGCCGAAGCCGGTCTCGGAGATGTCGTGGAGCGTCTGCCCGCGGGCTGGCAGACTCCGCTGTCCCGGTCGAGGAGTGACGGTGTCGACCTCTCCGGGGGGCAATGGCAGCAGGTCGCCCTCGCCCGTGCGCTCTACTCGGTAGGGGTCGGCGCGAAAATCCTCGTACTCGACGAACCGACGGCGCACCTCGACGTGCGCACCGAACAGGGCCTGTTCAACCGGCTGATGGACGCCGCGCGGCATGTCACGGTGGTGCTGATCAGCCATCGTCTCGCGACAGTCCGCCGGGCCGACCGGATCGTCGTGCTCGACGGGGGGAGGGTCACCGAGTCCGGTTCACACGACGAACTCATGGCCCTGGGCGGCACCTACGCCGAGATGTACACCATTCAGGCTGAGCGCTTCGTCCGCGGATTCGACGACCGTGCCGAGGCAGGTGAGCTGGTGTGAACCGCTACCTGGTTCTCTGGGCGAGCCTGCTGAAACTCAGCTGGAAGCAACGGCCTGGTTTTCTGACGCTGTTCCTGTTTTGTCAGGTGCTTGACATCGCTGCCCTCGCCTTCACGGGGCTGGCGCTCCGTGACGCGATCG
Protein-coding sequences here:
- a CDS encoding ABC transporter ATP-binding protein: MLAIAGILLVQNAVPAVTAVATAELISASQGVSDASGPQTWLVAPLAFFVLTVLIGHALDAFLPPLTFLAKSRIDGAHRARVSRLMVSTPTIAALEDPHVQDLVRLSAAEPSNWTEETPGGGAVAQLTLIARYLGVAASAAVLATYAWWTVPVMVLPVLAGRAVRRRQLVRINKVWAAGLGEGRRAGYWQDVLTNAADSKEVRVFGYGEWALERRLGHLTAMLAPAWRLQLAAARAQWISFLLHAAPLIVVYVAVIAGTVGGDQTVGTAAAVMSAGYAVILSIGSVYEASDIEGSIPVLRAYRELRAIVGRAASTDAGTSEDGPVSSGDESGASPGSDRPGGQAPLIEFDGVSFRYPGSERFVLEGFDLRIRPGETLAIVGVNGAGKSTLAKLLAGLYEPTSGRITADGGPIDHDGIEAFRRQISVVFQDFVRYQLTARENVALGDGAVRRDDAAIDAAAAEAGLGDVVERLPAGWQTPLSRSRSDGVDLSGGQWQQVALARALYSVGVGAKILVLDEPTAHLDVRTEQGLFNRLMDAARHVTVVLISHRLATVRRADRIVVLDGGRVTESGSHDELMALGGTYAEMYTIQAERFVRGFDDRAEAGELV